ATAATCATCATTATAGAACAAATACAATAATGAAAAAGATATTCTCAGGCCTGACTGCTTGTTTGCTATCCTGTATTTTGATGGCACAACGATCAGCACCTGCCTACCCTCTGATCACACATGATCCTTATTTCAGCATCTGGTCAACAACCGATGAACTGACTGCATCAACTACAAAACACTGGACAGGCAAGCCGCATTCACTGCTTGGTTTATTGAAAGTGGATGGTGTGATCTATCGATTCCTCGGCAATTCAGCCGATGGGGCAAAGGACGCCGCTATTCAGACAGCCATTCAAAAAAATGTAAAACTGAACGCTACCCAAACTTCCTATGGTTTTACCTGCGGCCCTGTTGAGCTGAACCTGCAGTTCACCTCTCCATTATTGTTGAATGACCTGGACCTGATAGCGAGACCCGTGAGCTATGTGAATGCCAGCGTGCAATCCAATGATGGTGTTGCGCATCAGGTACAATTGTATTTCGGCGCCAGTTCCACCGTTGCCGTCAACAAGCCTCAGCAGGAAGTGATCGCATCCCGGTATTCATCCAATGGACTGAACATCTTGAAAGCAGGCTCTACAGCACAATCAGTGCTCAAAACCAAAGGGGATGATGTGCGGATCGATTGGGGCTACCTCTATGTTGCCATTCCTTCCGGAAAAAATGTACAGCAATCCGTGAGCGTGCAAAGGCCGATGACACAGGCTTTCGATGCAGTGGGCGCAGAAAGTGATAAAGGAACGGAATTAAGCCTGAACACGGTTGTTGATCTTGGAAAAGTGAACACAGCCAAAGACCAATTGATACTGGTAGGGTATGATGATCTTTTCTCCGTTCAATTCTTTTCACAAGACCTCAAGCCCTGGTGGAAAATGAATGGCAGTACCATCGAGCAACAACTCGCTGCGGCAGCAAAGAATTACAAGACCATTCTTCAGCGCTGCAATAATTTCAATAAAAAGCTGCACAGCGATGCCATCAAAGCAGGCGGTGAGGAATATGCGGCATTATGTGAGCTGGCATACAGACAAAGTATCGCTGCACACAAATTAGTGAAAGGCCCGCAGGGGGAACTGCTCTTTCTCTCCAAAGAGAATTTCAGCAATGGCAGTATCAATACGGTGGACATAACCTATCCCTCCGCTCCGATGTACCTGCTCTACAATCCTGAATTACTCAAAGGAATGATGAATGGGATTTTCTATTACAGTGAAAGTGGAAAATGGACAAAGCCTTTTGCGGCACATGATCTCGGCACTTATCCCCTGGCCAATGGTCAGACTTACGGAGAAGACATGCCGGTGGAAGAATCGGGCAATATGCTGATCCTGGCAGGCGCTATCGCAAAGGTTGAAGGCAATGCCAATTACGCAAAGAAGCATTGGAAAACGCTGAGCACCTGGGCGGAATATCTGGCAAAAGAAGGCTTCGATCCGGCCAATCAACTGTGTACGGATGATTTTGCAGGACATCTGGCGCGCAATGCCAATCTCTCCGTGAAAACGATCGTGGCGCTGGGCGTGTATGCGCGGCTGGCAAAGCAATTGAATGAAACTGCCACTGCCGCCAAATACGGTCAACTGAGCAAATCGTTTGTGGAAAAATGGATGCAGCTGGCTGCTGACGGAGACCATTATGCGCTTACATTCGATGGCAAAGGAACCTGGAGCCAGAAGTACAACCTGGTTTGGGATAAGCTACTTGACCTCCAACTTTTCCCTGAAGAAGTATACAAAAAGGAGATCAGCTATTACCTGGGCAAACAGCAGGAATACGGATTGCCGCTTGATAGCAGGAAGACCTATACCAAATCCGACTGGATCATCTGGACGGCCACTCTCGCCGATAACCAGCATGATTTCAGAGCGCTCACAGCACCCGTTTACAGGTATGCCCTGCAAACAAGCACCCGTGTGCCTTTGAGCGACTGGCATGAAACCACCAATGGAAAGCAGGTGGGCTTCCAGGCAAGAAGTGTGGTGGGGGGCTATTTCATCAAAATGCTGGAAATGCAATTCAATAAAAAATAATCGAATCCTATGCGCAGGAATTTCTTTGGCCTGCTGCCCATCAGCGCCTGCTTCATCAGCTCCTGTGCAGATGAAGCAAAGCAGGCATCTGTAAAACAAAATACCGCGGCAGAAGTCCGCTCGCCGGAGAGTGCCGGTACACTCAACGATGTTGCACTGGGATTACCTTCCTTACAGGACTATGCAGGACCGGGAAATGGCGGGGGGGCAGGCCCTATCGGTCAACACCTGCTGACCATTTATACAGACAGGTACACACCTGTTGACTCTACGCATATCCCTTCGGGTAAGCTGGAGGCTGTGGCAGGAACGCCTTTCGGTTTTACGAAACCTGATACCATAGGAGCGAGGCTGGATGAAAAGAATGAACAACTGAAATTGGGCGGAGGCTATGATCATAATTTCGTACTGAATGGTTCAGGCATGAAACCCGCGGCCAGGGTGGAAGGCGATCGCTCAGGCATCGTGATGGAGGTATGGCCTTCTACAGTGCTCAAGCCCGGCGAAAACTATTCCACTGTTTCCGTTTGTCGTTTTTCTGTACGTAAGTAATCACCACAATTGCAATGGATGCGTGAAAAGATCAATAAAGTGACCATTGAAGACATTGCACGGGTGCTGAATATTACGGCAGCTACTGTGTCGCGCGCCCTGAATGATCATCCCGGAATTGCAGAGAACACCCGCAGGATAGTAAAGGAAACTGCAGCCAGGCTGCATTACCAGCCGAACAGGATCGCTTCATCGCTACGGCTGGGTCGCACCAATATCCTGGGCGTGATCATTCCAAGCGCAGAGATCAATTTCTTCGGATCAGTGATACATGGCATAGAAAAAATTGCCAACCAGAACAGGTACAGTGTTCTCATCTATCAATCCAATGAATTGTATGAGCATGAGAAACTCGGCGTGCAGGCATTTTTGCAGGCACAGGTGGATGGAGTGCTGGCTTCCGTATCAAAGGAAACCATCAATGCCGATCATTTCATTGAGATCAAAAAACGTGGAGTGCCCCTGGTACTGTTCGACAGGGCCATCGATTCCCTCGGCGTACCTTCTGTTGTGATAGATGATTATGCCGGCGCTTTCGCGGCAACCAAACATTTGATAGACCAGGGATGCAGACATATTGCGCATATCGGTGGTCAGCAGCATGTGAGCATTTTCAATCAACGATTGAAAGGGTATATCGATGCGCTGAACATGCACGGCATTGCCGTGAATGAGGACCTGATCGTGTACGGAAGGGTGAGTGTGGATTCAGGAAGGGAATGCATGCAACAGTTGCTCTCACTGAAACAGACGCCGGATGCGGTTTTCGCAGTGGAAGATTTTACCGCGCTCGGCGCCATGCAAACCATCAAGGACGCAGACAGGAAAATTCCGGATGATATAGCTATTATCGGTTTTGCCAATGAACAGTTCGGTGAATTCCTGACACCAGGTCTGTCGAGTGTGAATCAACAAACAGTTACGATGGGAGAGGAAGCAGCTTCGCTCTTGTTCAGCGAATTGCAAACCGCCGACCGTTACCAGTCCAATCCCAAAAAAATTGTGCTGGAAGCAAGACTTGTTTGCCGCGCTTCCAGTATCAAACAAAAATGAGCTTAATAAAAATGGTAGTTCTTACTTTCAAATCAGCAGTCGTTTCCCGGGCAGGAAGAAGATTACCTGGGAGGCAATGGTGGGTAATGATATTTTTTGTGCTGTTGCAGGGGACCTTGCCTGCCCAGGAATTTTCTTCGCTGCCCAATTTTCAATCACCCGTTTACCAGGAGTTGCCATTGGGCGCTATCAAACCACGGGGTTGGTTATTGCAGCAATTGACCATCATGCGTAAAGGCACCACCGGAAACCTGGACGGGTGGCTGAAGAAGATCAGCGATAACGGCTGGCGTGGCGGTAATGGCGATGCCTGGGAAGCCACGCCCTACTGGCTGGATGGCGCAGTGCCACTGGCCTGGCTGCTGAATGATACTGCTTTTAAAATAAGGATGATGCAGTATATCAACTGGACGCTGGATCATCAGCGTCCATCCGGCTATTTTGGTCCGATTACCAAACAGGAACGTGAAAGCGGTAAAAGCATCACTGCCGCCGACTGTAATAACGGTGAGGACTGGTGGCCGAAAATGGTAATGCTGAAAGTACTGCAGCAATATTATTCCGCTACTGAAGACAAGCGTGTGCTGCTATTCATGACAAAATATTTTCAATACCAGTATCAGGCACTACAACAATGTCCGCTGAACAAATGGACAGAATGGGCCGAAGCGCGCGGGATGGACAATATCCTGATAGTGCAATGGCTTTATCAAAAAACAAAACAACCACAACTGTTGCAACTGGCGGCTGCACTGCAAAAGCAAACCCTGCCCTGGAGTAAATTCTTTGCCGGCAGGGATTGGACTATTAATGCAGCTGCGTACCAGAACGACCAGCATTGGATGGCAAGGCATGGCGTGAATGTAGCCATGGGATTGAAAGATCCGGCTGTGCATTATCAGCGTACCGGTGATAAGAAATATCTCAGTGCGCTGCACACCGGTTTTAAAGATCTCATGACATTGCATGGGCTTCCTTTTGGTTGTTTTTCAGCAGATGAAGACCTGCATGGCAATAACCCTTCGCAGGGAACGGAACTTTGTGCTATCGTTGAGTCCATGTTCTCACTTGAACAGATAACAGGCATTACCGGCGATGTGCGATACATGGATGCACTGGAACGCATCACCTTCAATGCGCTTCCTGCACAAACCACTGTTGATTTCAATAACAAACAATATTTTCAGATCGCGAACCAGGTGCATATCAAAAAAGGAGTGTTCACTTTTACATTGCCATTCGACAGGGAAATGAACAATGTGCTCGGTATGCGCAGCGGCTATACCTGCTGCCTGGAGAACATGCACCAGGGCTGGACCAAATTCACCACGCATCTCTGGTACGGCACAAAGGACGGCGGCCTGGCTGCATTGCATTACGCTCCCTCTGAAGTGAATGTGAAACCGGGGAAATCGAAAACGGCTGTAACAATCAAAGAAACCACGAACTATCCTTTTGAGAACATTATCCGATTCGATCTTACTACCAATACGCCTGTAAGCTTTCCTTTTCAGCTTCGCATTCCTGCCTGGTGTAGGCTAGCCAACATCTATGTGAATGGAGTGAAGCTCCGTACAGAAAAAGGCGGACAGATCATAACGGTCTCGCGCACCTGGAAGAACGGTGATCAGCTGAAACTTGAATTACCGATGGAGGTTTCCGTTTCCCAATGGGGCAGTAATTCGAGGGCCATTGAACGCGGTCCGCTGTTGTATGCGCTCAAACTAAAAGAAGAATGGGAAAAAGGAACAGATGAACACCAGGGAGATTATTTCACTGTTCATACGAATGACAAATGGAATTATGGACTGGTGGCGGAACAGCTGAAGCAGGATCCTGCTTCCTGGAAAGTAAACGAGGTACAGCAAATAAAGGATGATTTTGTGTGGGACCTGCAACATGCGCCTATCGAAATAAAGGTGCAGGCCAAAAAAATCCCAGGCTGGACCATCGCCAATGATATTGCCCTGATACCTGTTACAGCGCGCGATGGATTGTATATGGGAAGAGTGGAAAACGAAACAGAGACTATCACGCTGGTTCCTTATGGTTGCACCAAAGTGAGGATTGTGGCTTTTCCGGTTGTGAAGTGATGCGGGTAACCGCCTTTCCGCTATTCATCCTCTCTATTTACCCGTTGATGGAAAAAGATATTTGCAACAATGTTGAAATTTTTACTTTCGTGGGACCAAAGAAATTCCCATGAGATACACCCTTACATTTCTACTATTGCTGGGCTGCTATGCTTCAGTGTTCAGCCAGGGCAATGCGCTATGGCTTCGTTATCCTTCTATTTCCCCTGATGGCAAAACGATCGCATTTGGCTACAAAGGCGATATCTACCGCGTGGATGCTAATGGTGGCGTTGCCACGCCGCTCACCATCCATGAAGCGCACGATATGATGCCGGTATGGAGCCATGATGGTAAGACCATCGCATTTGCCAGCGATCGCTACGGAGATTTTGATGTGTTTGTGATGCCTGCTAACGGTGGCGCACCAACGAGGCTTACCTTCAACAGCGCTCATGATTATCCCTACGATTTTTCAAGGGATAACAGCCAGGTACTGTTCGGCAGCGGACGCAATGCGCCGTCCACCAGTTCCAAATTCCCTTCACCCAGGTTGTTCAGGAATGTTTACCAGGTGCCGGTGAAAGGCGGAAAGTCGATCCTCGTTAGCGCTGCAGGCATGGACATGGCGAAATACAACAATGATGGTTCGCAGATCGTATTTGAAGACAGGAAAGGCTATGAAGACCCCTGGAGGAAACATCATACTTCTTCGGTTACCCGTGATATCTGGATCTACAATATAAAAGCGAACAGTTACAAGAAGATCTCTGAATACAATGGAGAGGACCGCAATCCATTGTTTGCCGATAATGAGAATGTTTTTTACCTCTCCGAAAAAGGGGGCATCTCACAGAATGTTTTCAAATCCTCCATTGCTGATCCTGCAAAAATGGAACAGCTTACCAGCTTCAAAGATCATCCTGTACGGCATTTGTCGAAGGCAGCAGATAATACGCTCTGCTTTACTTACAATGGAGAGATCTATACCTTGAAGCCCGGTGGCAGAGCGCAGAAAGTGGCAGTGAATATTTTCAATGATGGCCGGGAAGCAGTAGAAAAAGTGCAACGCGTGAATGGCAATGTTACGGAATTTACTGTGAGCCCAAATGGAAAAGAGATCGCATTTGTGACCAGGGGCGAAGTGTTTGTGACAAGCGTGGAAGGATCACAGACCAAACGTATTACCAATACGCCTGAACAGGAAAGGATGGTGCAGTGGGCGCCCGATGGCAGAAGCCTGATCTATGCAGCAGAACGGAATGACAACTGGGATATCTATACGGTTACTCTTACACGTAAGGAAGAGCCTTACTTTTATGCATCTACCGTTTTGAAAGAAGAACCGTTGATAGCTACCAATGCGGAAGAGTTCCTCCCAAAATATTCTCCCGATGGAAAAGAAGTGGCTTACTGGGAGAACCGAAATGTGCTAAGGGTATACAATATCGCTTCCAAAAAATCACGAACGCTCATTCCTCAGGGACGCAATTACAGTTATGCTGATGGCGATATCAATTTCAACTGGAGCCCCGATGGAAAATATTTGCTGGCATCTGATCAGTATTTTGGATTTGACGGAGGCCGGGCAGGAATGGTGAAAGCCGATGGAACGGGTTCCATCCTGCATCCCGTGATGAGTGGATTTGGTGAATCACGTCCGAAATGGGTAATGAATGGAAGGGCTATCACCTGGGCCAATAATAAGGAGGGCCGGAGATCGCTTGCATTCCAGGGAGCAAGGGAAATGGATGTATATGCGCTTTTCTTTGACCAGGAAGCTTTTGACCGTTTTCAATTGAGCAAAGAGGATTTCGATCTGTTGAAAGAGAAGGAAGATCGTGGCCAGAAAAGCAAGCCAGCCGCTGATTCCGCTGCAAAGAAAGCAGGCGAGAAAAGGGATTCTGCTCTCAAAACCTGGAGCCCTGATCTCACGGATCTCGATAGCAGGAAGCTGAAGCTAACCACCGGCAGCGCCACGATCAGTGATTATGTATTATCGCCCGATGGCAGCAAATTATATTATCTCGCAGCAGTTGAGAAAGGATTCGATCTCTGGCTGACAGAGCCTCGTACCCAACAAACGCGCCTGATCGCGAAGCTGGGCAGCAGCGGCAGTGGTATTGAAATGAGCAGGGATGGAAAGAACCTCTTTGTGAACAACCGCGGCAGCATCATGAAAGTGGATGAAACAGGCAAGATCAGTCCGGTTTCCATCAATACGGAAATGATCGTGAACAATACGGCGGAGCGTGAATATATCTTCAACCACGCCTGGCGCCAGGTGAAAGCCAAGTTCTATGA
This portion of the Pseudobacter ginsenosidimutans genome encodes:
- a CDS encoding beta-L-arabinofuranosidase domain-containing protein produces the protein MIFFVLLQGTLPAQEFSSLPNFQSPVYQELPLGAIKPRGWLLQQLTIMRKGTTGNLDGWLKKISDNGWRGGNGDAWEATPYWLDGAVPLAWLLNDTAFKIRMMQYINWTLDHQRPSGYFGPITKQERESGKSITAADCNNGEDWWPKMVMLKVLQQYYSATEDKRVLLFMTKYFQYQYQALQQCPLNKWTEWAEARGMDNILIVQWLYQKTKQPQLLQLAAALQKQTLPWSKFFAGRDWTINAAAYQNDQHWMARHGVNVAMGLKDPAVHYQRTGDKKYLSALHTGFKDLMTLHGLPFGCFSADEDLHGNNPSQGTELCAIVESMFSLEQITGITGDVRYMDALERITFNALPAQTTVDFNNKQYFQIANQVHIKKGVFTFTLPFDREMNNVLGMRSGYTCCLENMHQGWTKFTTHLWYGTKDGGLAALHYAPSEVNVKPGKSKTAVTIKETTNYPFENIIRFDLTTNTPVSFPFQLRIPAWCRLANIYVNGVKLRTEKGGQIITVSRTWKNGDQLKLELPMEVSVSQWGSNSRAIERGPLLYALKLKEEWEKGTDEHQGDYFTVHTNDKWNYGLVAEQLKQDPASWKVNEVQQIKDDFVWDLQHAPIEIKVQAKKIPGWTIANDIALIPVTARDGLYMGRVENETETITLVPYGCTKVRIVAFPVVK
- a CDS encoding glutaminase family protein produces the protein MKKIFSGLTACLLSCILMAQRSAPAYPLITHDPYFSIWSTTDELTASTTKHWTGKPHSLLGLLKVDGVIYRFLGNSADGAKDAAIQTAIQKNVKLNATQTSYGFTCGPVELNLQFTSPLLLNDLDLIARPVSYVNASVQSNDGVAHQVQLYFGASSTVAVNKPQQEVIASRYSSNGLNILKAGSTAQSVLKTKGDDVRIDWGYLYVAIPSGKNVQQSVSVQRPMTQAFDAVGAESDKGTELSLNTVVDLGKVNTAKDQLILVGYDDLFSVQFFSQDLKPWWKMNGSTIEQQLAAAAKNYKTILQRCNNFNKKLHSDAIKAGGEEYAALCELAYRQSIAAHKLVKGPQGELLFLSKENFSNGSINTVDITYPSAPMYLLYNPELLKGMMNGIFYYSESGKWTKPFAAHDLGTYPLANGQTYGEDMPVEESGNMLILAGAIAKVEGNANYAKKHWKTLSTWAEYLAKEGFDPANQLCTDDFAGHLARNANLSVKTIVALGVYARLAKQLNETATAAKYGQLSKSFVEKWMQLAADGDHYALTFDGKGTWSQKYNLVWDKLLDLQLFPEEVYKKEISYYLGKQQEYGLPLDSRKTYTKSDWIIWTATLADNQHDFRALTAPVYRYALQTSTRVPLSDWHETTNGKQVGFQARSVVGGYFIKMLEMQFNKK
- a CDS encoding aldose epimerase family protein: MRRNFFGLLPISACFISSCADEAKQASVKQNTAAEVRSPESAGTLNDVALGLPSLQDYAGPGNGGGAGPIGQHLLTIYTDRYTPVDSTHIPSGKLEAVAGTPFGFTKPDTIGARLDEKNEQLKLGGGYDHNFVLNGSGMKPAARVEGDRSGIVMEVWPSTVLKPGENYSTVSVCRFSVRK
- a CDS encoding S41 family peptidase, giving the protein MRYTLTFLLLLGCYASVFSQGNALWLRYPSISPDGKTIAFGYKGDIYRVDANGGVATPLTIHEAHDMMPVWSHDGKTIAFASDRYGDFDVFVMPANGGAPTRLTFNSAHDYPYDFSRDNSQVLFGSGRNAPSTSSKFPSPRLFRNVYQVPVKGGKSILVSAAGMDMAKYNNDGSQIVFEDRKGYEDPWRKHHTSSVTRDIWIYNIKANSYKKISEYNGEDRNPLFADNENVFYLSEKGGISQNVFKSSIADPAKMEQLTSFKDHPVRHLSKAADNTLCFTYNGEIYTLKPGGRAQKVAVNIFNDGREAVEKVQRVNGNVTEFTVSPNGKEIAFVTRGEVFVTSVEGSQTKRITNTPEQERMVQWAPDGRSLIYAAERNDNWDIYTVTLTRKEEPYFYASTVLKEEPLIATNAEEFLPKYSPDGKEVAYWENRNVLRVYNIASKKSRTLIPQGRNYSYADGDINFNWSPDGKYLLASDQYFGFDGGRAGMVKADGTGSILHPVMSGFGESRPKWVMNGRAITWANNKEGRRSLAFQGAREMDVYALFFDQEAFDRFQLSKEDFDLLKEKEDRGQKSKPAADSAAKKAGEKRDSALKTWSPDLTDLDSRKLKLTTGSATISDYVLSPDGSKLYYLAAVEKGFDLWLTEPRTQQTRLIAKLGSSGSGIEMSRDGKNLFVNNRGSIMKVDETGKISPVSINTEMIVNNTAEREYIFNHAWRQVKAKFYDPKIHGINWEQYKKDYAVFLPHISNNYDFQELLSELLGELNGSHTGGRYSPQFPNGDNTASIGAFFDETYAGNGMKVTEIIRGGPLFKAASKIRPGHIIEKVDGTAITAQNNWDVLLNRKEGQDILLSIFDPAKGNRWEETVKPISGNEEGPLLYKRWVKMMSDLVDSLSGGKLGYVHVQGMNDGSYRTVVDEVMGKHRQKEGLVVDTRFNGGGWLHNDLNTFLSGKAYFTFAPQSNRLNVTEPIDRWSKPSIVLMSEGNYSDAHLFPYSYKNNGIGKLVGMPVPGTGTAVWWETQIDPTIVFGIPMIAVIGKENRPVENLQLEPDIKVELNYESFLSGKDPQLEAAVKELMKK
- a CDS encoding LacI family DNA-binding transcriptional regulator: MREKINKVTIEDIARVLNITAATVSRALNDHPGIAENTRRIVKETAARLHYQPNRIASSLRLGRTNILGVIIPSAEINFFGSVIHGIEKIANQNRYSVLIYQSNELYEHEKLGVQAFLQAQVDGVLASVSKETINADHFIEIKKRGVPLVLFDRAIDSLGVPSVVIDDYAGAFAATKHLIDQGCRHIAHIGGQQHVSIFNQRLKGYIDALNMHGIAVNEDLIVYGRVSVDSGRECMQQLLSLKQTPDAVFAVEDFTALGAMQTIKDADRKIPDDIAIIGFANEQFGEFLTPGLSSVNQQTVTMGEEAASLLFSELQTADRYQSNPKKIVLEARLVCRASSIKQK